A stretch of the Elusimicrobiota bacterium genome encodes the following:
- a CDS encoding prolipoprotein diacylglyceryl transferase: protein MLPVLLTLGPVEVSTYGVLVALGWFLGVRWLVSRRADMGLSENQIWDIVYWVFGGAFVGGKIMYFLVTPGSFAFTVEALRYGFVFYGGLIGGLAAGFYHAWRRGLPFLKLADWCMTALALGHGIGRFGCLAAGCCYGRHTDLPWGISMAGDPSRHPTQVYEAVLNLALFGVLARFVLPRVADERWREGAGLASYIIGYAALRFAVEFLRGDDRGAFVLGLSPSQWVALAAAGATCAALASRRKPA, encoded by the coding sequence ATGCTCCCCGTCCTGCTGACGCTCGGGCCGGTCGAGGTCTCGACCTACGGCGTGCTCGTCGCGCTCGGCTGGTTCCTGGGCGTGCGCTGGCTCGTCTCCCGCCGCGCGGACATGGGCCTGAGCGAGAACCAGATCTGGGACATCGTCTACTGGGTGTTCGGCGGCGCCTTCGTCGGCGGCAAGATCATGTACTTCCTCGTGACGCCCGGCTCGTTCGCGTTCACGGTCGAGGCCCTGCGCTACGGCTTCGTGTTCTACGGCGGCCTGATCGGCGGCCTCGCGGCGGGGTTCTACCACGCCTGGAGGCGCGGGCTCCCGTTCCTCAAGCTCGCGGACTGGTGCATGACCGCGCTCGCGCTCGGACACGGCATCGGACGGTTCGGCTGCCTCGCCGCGGGCTGCTGCTACGGCCGCCACACCGACCTGCCCTGGGGGATCTCCATGGCGGGCGACCCCTCCCGCCATCCGACCCAGGTGTACGAGGCGGTCCTGAATCTGGCCCTGTTCGGCGTCCTCGCCCGCTTCGTCCTGCCGCGGGTCGCGGACGAGCGCTGGCGGGAGGGCGCCGGCCTCGCGTCCTACATCATAGGCTACGCCGCCCTGCGCTTCGCCGTCGAGTTCCTGCGCGGCGACGACCGCGGCGCCTTCGTCCTCGGCCTGTCGCCGTCGCAGTGGGTCGCGCTCGCGGCCGCCGGGGCGACCTGCGCTGCCCTCGCTTCCCGGAGAAAACCCGCATGA
- a CDS encoding RluA family pseudouridine synthase, with amino-acid sequence MKKRLIVENDLPRLDAFLAKNLTGFSRAFLKDMIERGMVTVDGKVVDADEPILEGQKIEVELPETASASSDDFESWVIFEDKRLLVLNKPTGLLMHPLGDSWLKSPEAARAGRETNLAAELQVHRPAILKAGTPRCGIVHRLDRPTSGVLLVAKDPETYAAITDMFKERYMDKTYRAIVRGVPPPTSRVSAPIGREPGQRQIVVTPLGKPAETGFRVVTKKKAACLVEAKPLTGRTHQIRAHLAHIGHPVMGDSEFDRKGVPAAPRLMLHAYRIAFEHPFTGRPARFEAPPPADFQKFWKSMR; translated from the coding sequence ATGAAGAAACGCCTGATCGTCGAGAACGACCTGCCCCGCCTGGACGCGTTCCTCGCCAAGAACCTCACCGGCTTCAGCCGGGCCTTCCTCAAGGACATGATCGAGCGCGGCATGGTCACGGTGGACGGCAAGGTCGTCGACGCCGACGAGCCCATCCTCGAGGGGCAGAAGATCGAGGTCGAGCTGCCGGAGACGGCTTCCGCCTCCTCCGACGATTTCGAGTCCTGGGTGATCTTCGAGGACAAGCGCCTGCTCGTCCTCAATAAGCCCACGGGCCTGCTGATGCATCCGTTAGGGGACTCGTGGCTGAAAAGCCCCGAGGCCGCGCGCGCCGGGCGCGAGACCAACCTCGCCGCCGAGCTCCAGGTGCATCGTCCCGCGATCCTGAAGGCGGGCACGCCCCGCTGCGGCATCGTCCACCGCCTCGACCGCCCGACGAGCGGCGTGCTCCTCGTCGCGAAGGACCCGGAGACCTACGCGGCGATCACCGACATGTTCAAGGAGCGGTACATGGACAAGACCTACCGCGCGATCGTGCGCGGCGTCCCGCCGCCGACCTCGCGCGTGTCGGCGCCCATCGGCCGCGAGCCGGGCCAGCGCCAGATCGTCGTCACGCCGCTGGGCAAGCCCGCCGAGACCGGCTTCCGCGTCGTCACCAAGAAGAAGGCCGCCTGCCTCGTCGAGGCGAAGCCGCTCACCGGCCGCACCCATCAGATCCGCGCCCACCTGGCCCATATCGGCCATCCCGTGATGGGGGACAGCGAGTTCGACCGCAAGGGCGTGCCCGCCGCGCCCCGCCTGATGCTGCACGCCTATCGCATCGCCTTCGAGCACCCGTTCACCGGGCGCCCGGCGCGGTTCGAGGCGCCGCCGCCCGCCGACTTCCAGAAGTTCTGGAAGTCCATGCGCTGA
- a CDS encoding HEAT repeat domain-containing protein produces MTTWLVAAALAASAAPSSDASFFSAAAGVRAELGAAFKTASWNEVDTLLDLLRDSDPEVRRQAVRSLKAWVAQRSSTRDRVLDVYKSSAEDLAVRREAAKTLSVVSGNSEIHQALLDYARRGSDAGLRAVSYKALFWMVAQRSDVRDDVLDAARRESEPSVRLAAIWALFGANDSRVKDQLLDIAKRDSSEAARAEALKSSYGLMGYSEVRDLAYDLARDTGTPASARKAAILLHSNRVTSSQKDLLEEIATRDRDPRMRSAAIVALGNPRAEELLTYFHLVRRDQNGVMVYDPLDAE; encoded by the coding sequence ATGACCACCTGGCTGGTTGCCGCCGCCCTCGCCGCGTCCGCCGCGCCGTCGTCCGACGCCTCCTTCTTCTCCGCCGCCGCCGGCGTCCGCGCCGAGCTGGGCGCCGCGTTCAAGACCGCCTCGTGGAACGAGGTGGACACCCTTCTCGACCTGCTGCGCGACTCCGACCCCGAGGTGCGCCGCCAGGCCGTGCGCTCTCTGAAGGCCTGGGTGGCCCAGCGCTCGAGCACGCGCGACCGCGTCCTCGACGTGTACAAGAGCTCCGCCGAGGACCTCGCCGTCCGTCGCGAGGCCGCGAAGACCCTCTCCGTCGTCTCCGGCAACAGCGAGATCCACCAGGCCCTGCTCGACTACGCCCGCCGCGGGAGCGACGCCGGCCTGCGCGCGGTCTCCTACAAGGCCCTGTTCTGGATGGTCGCGCAGCGCTCCGACGTGCGCGACGACGTCCTCGACGCCGCTCGCCGCGAGAGCGAGCCGTCCGTGCGCCTCGCCGCGATCTGGGCGCTGTTCGGCGCCAACGACAGCCGGGTCAAGGACCAGCTCCTCGACATCGCCAAGCGCGACTCGAGCGAGGCGGCCCGCGCGGAGGCGCTCAAGAGCTCCTACGGCCTGATGGGATACAGCGAGGTCCGCGACCTCGCCTACGACCTGGCGCGCGACACGGGCACGCCCGCGTCCGCGCGCAAGGCCGCGATCCTGCTGCACTCCAACCGCGTCACCTCGAGCCAGAAGGACCTCCTCGAGGAGATCGCGACGCGCGACCGCGACCCGCGGATGCGCTCGGCGGCGATCGTCGCGCTCGGCAACCCGCGGGCCGAGGAGCTGCTGACCTACTTCCACCTGGTCCGCCGCGACCAGAACGGGGTCATGGTGTACGACCCGCTCGACGCGGAGTAG
- a CDS encoding DUF423 domain-containing protein, with amino-acid sequence MTRLGAGLMFLAVGLGAFGAHALKAKLTPDMLAVFETGVRYQVYHALALLLLASLRGPSKAAWCFTAGIALFSGSLYLLALTGGRKWGAVTPIGGVLFLIGWLIVLFDRTPGPSSVLDRLGL; translated from the coding sequence ATGACCCGCCTGGGCGCGGGCCTGATGTTCCTCGCCGTCGGCCTGGGCGCGTTCGGCGCGCACGCGCTGAAGGCGAAGCTCACGCCGGACATGCTCGCGGTCTTCGAGACCGGCGTGCGCTATCAGGTCTACCACGCGCTGGCCCTGCTGCTGCTCGCGTCATTGCGCGGTCCGTCCAAGGCCGCCTGGTGCTTCACCGCCGGCATCGCCCTGTTCTCCGGCAGCCTCTACCTCCTGGCGCTGACGGGGGGCCGGAAGTGGGGGGCCGTCACGCCGATCGGCGGGGTCCTGTTCCTGATCGGCTGGCTGATCGTCCTGTTCGACCGGACGCCGGGCCCGTCGTCGGTCCTAGACCGGCTCGGCCTGTAG
- a CDS encoding aspartyl protease family protein: protein MKPRMGTFFTECVVSNQVARERRTPRRLLVDTGSELTWIDSQALRDIGVTPEKTELFELADGKTVSREVGFALINTAGRTTTDEVVFALEGDLQLLGARSLEGLNLAVDPARKRLVAAGPLPAAAALQAEPV, encoded by the coding sequence ATGAAACCGCGCATGGGAACGTTCTTTACGGAGTGCGTCGTCTCGAACCAGGTCGCCAGGGAGCGGAGGACGCCCCGCCGGCTCCTCGTGGACACGGGCAGCGAGCTCACCTGGATCGACTCTCAAGCGCTCCGGGACATCGGCGTGACGCCGGAGAAGACCGAGTTGTTCGAGTTGGCGGACGGCAAGACGGTGAGCCGCGAGGTCGGCTTCGCGCTGATCAACACGGCGGGCCGGACCACGACCGACGAGGTCGTGTTCGCCCTGGAGGGCGACCTTCAGCTCCTCGGCGCGCGCTCCTTGGAGGGCCTCAATCTGGCCGTGGATCCCGCCCGCAAGCGCCTGGTCGCCGCCGGCCCGCTGCCCGCCGCCGCCGCGCTACAGGCCGAGCCGGTCTAG
- a CDS encoding proline dehydrogenase family protein, whose product MRALTFLASRFVAGDDISDAIEAVRALNADGLKATLDNLGEDSLDEKHALAAAEENLTMLRRLAESSVDANISLKLTQLGLAFDEKLATDSLHRIVTEAERLKTFVRIDMEGSQWTQKTLDIFYAMHEKHPGVGIVLQSMLRRTEADCRDAVERKARVRLCKGAYKEPASVAFQDKREVDASYDRCAAILAKAPIPAMATHDDARIEAALKAFDAAGLVKSDYELQMLYGIRGKRARELREAGHTVRIYVPYGSHWFPYFYRRIRERKENLLFVARNFFE is encoded by the coding sequence ATGAGAGCATTGACCTTCCTCGCCTCGCGTTTCGTCGCGGGCGACGACATCTCCGACGCGATCGAGGCCGTGCGCGCGCTGAACGCCGACGGCCTCAAGGCCACGCTCGACAACCTGGGCGAGGACAGCCTCGACGAGAAGCACGCGCTCGCCGCCGCCGAGGAGAACCTGACGATGCTGCGCCGCCTCGCCGAGTCCAGCGTGGACGCCAACATCTCGCTGAAGCTCACCCAACTCGGGCTCGCTTTCGACGAGAAGCTCGCGACCGACAGCCTCCACCGCATCGTCACCGAGGCGGAGCGCCTGAAGACCTTCGTGCGCATCGACATGGAAGGCTCGCAGTGGACGCAGAAGACGCTCGACATCTTCTACGCCATGCACGAGAAGCACCCCGGCGTCGGGATCGTGCTCCAGTCGATGCTGCGCCGCACCGAGGCTGACTGCAGGGACGCCGTCGAGCGCAAGGCGCGCGTGCGCCTATGCAAGGGCGCCTACAAGGAGCCCGCCTCCGTCGCCTTCCAGGACAAGAGGGAGGTGGACGCGAGCTACGACCGCTGCGCGGCGATCCTGGCGAAAGCCCCGATCCCCGCCATGGCCACGCACGACGACGCGCGCATCGAGGCGGCGCTGAAGGCCTTCGACGCGGCCGGCCTGGTCAAGTCCGACTACGAGCTGCAGATGCTGTACGGCATCCGCGGCAAGCGCGCGCGGGAGCTGCGCGAGGCGGGCCACACGGTGCGCATCTACGTCCCGTACGGCAGCCATTGGTTCCCGTACTTCTACCGGCGCATCCGCGAGCGCAAGGAGAACCTGCTGTTCGTGGCGAGGAATTTCTTCGAATGA
- the tdh gene encoding L-threonine 3-dehydrogenase, whose protein sequence is MKALLKKTPAPGAAFETTDDLRIKPDEVLVKVHRASICGSDLPIYGWNSWAPERFKTPSTFGHEFCGTIAEVGASARDFKKGDFVSVESHIFCGLCYQCQNGQRHVCREMKIIGVDGPGGFGEYAAVPARCAWKHSDDSLRDMGSLFEPFGNAVYSVLVEPVAAKSVLVMGCGPQGLFSIAVAKASGADRIVAVEGSKYRAELALRMGATTVVAPGEDPVKAGKVKDGYDVVCEMSGAQAAITQAFKCVRSGGRITAFGIPSKKVELDWANDLIFKGVRVHGIVGREIFETWYKADRLLRSGAVDLRPVVTHTFPLKDFAAGFAAMTSPDRDCGKVVFVP, encoded by the coding sequence ATGAAAGCCCTATTGAAAAAGACGCCCGCCCCCGGCGCGGCCTTCGAGACGACCGACGACCTGCGCATCAAGCCCGACGAGGTGCTGGTCAAGGTGCACCGGGCCTCCATCTGCGGCTCCGACCTGCCCATCTACGGCTGGAATTCGTGGGCGCCTGAACGATTCAAAACCCCGAGCACCTTCGGCCACGAGTTCTGCGGCACGATCGCCGAGGTCGGCGCGTCCGCGCGCGACTTCAAGAAGGGGGACTTCGTCTCCGTCGAGAGCCACATCTTCTGCGGGCTCTGCTACCAGTGCCAGAACGGCCAGCGCCACGTCTGCCGCGAGATGAAGATCATCGGCGTGGACGGCCCCGGCGGCTTCGGCGAGTACGCGGCCGTGCCCGCGCGCTGCGCGTGGAAGCACAGCGACGACTCCTTGCGCGACATGGGCTCGCTGTTCGAGCCGTTCGGCAACGCCGTTTACTCCGTGCTCGTCGAGCCCGTCGCCGCCAAGTCGGTGCTCGTGATGGGCTGCGGCCCGCAGGGGCTGTTCTCGATCGCCGTGGCGAAGGCCTCGGGCGCCGACCGCATCGTCGCGGTGGAGGGCTCGAAGTACCGCGCGGAGCTGGCGCTGCGCATGGGGGCCACGACCGTCGTCGCCCCCGGCGAGGACCCGGTCAAGGCCGGCAAGGTGAAGGACGGCTACGACGTCGTCTGCGAGATGTCCGGCGCCCAGGCCGCCATCACCCAGGCCTTCAAGTGCGTGCGCAGCGGCGGCCGCATCACCGCGTTCGGCATCCCCTCGAAGAAGGTCGAATTGGACTGGGCGAACGACCTCATCTTCAAAGGCGTGCGCGTGCACGGCATCGTCGGCCGCGAGATCTTCGAGACGTGGTACAAGGCGGACCGCCTGCTGCGCTCCGGCGCCGTCGACCTGAGGCCCGTGGTCACGCACACCTTCCCGCTGAAGGACTTCGCGGCGGGCTTCGCGGCGATGACCTCTCCCGACCGCGACTGCGGCAAGGTCGTCTTCGTCCCTTAG
- a CDS encoding glycine C-acetyltransferase — protein sequence MTTKTDSLMDFLDAENAQLKTEGRFVRLRVLTGHQAPVSVVDGKKVVNLTSNNYLDLTEHPKLKAAAKAAIDTHGVGTAAVRPIIGTQDIHLALERKLAEFKGTESALVFQSGFTVNVACCQSLMSDPKDLLISDELNHASIIDGARLAKAARKVYPHKDMKALQAILETPEAKGARRKMIVTDGVFSMDGDLAPLPEIVDLAERHGAFVMVDDAHASGVMGENGRGTPNHFKVSERVQVSIGTLSKAVGSVGGYVAGQKRLIEYLTSTARPFTFSSSHPPSVIATCAAAIDVMLDEPQRIQKLWQNAAHFKEGLKKLGFDTGASETPITPVLIGDTKKAQEFSARLFDEGVFALAICFPIVARGKDRLRTIVSSGHTAQDLDFALEKFGKVGRELGLI from the coding sequence ATGACGACTAAGACCGACTCTTTGATGGATTTCCTCGACGCCGAGAACGCCCAGCTCAAGACCGAGGGCCGCTTCGTCCGGCTGCGCGTGCTCACCGGCCACCAGGCCCCCGTCTCCGTCGTGGACGGCAAGAAGGTCGTGAACCTGACCTCCAACAACTATCTCGACCTGACCGAGCACCCGAAGCTCAAGGCCGCCGCCAAGGCCGCCATCGACACCCACGGCGTCGGCACCGCGGCGGTGCGTCCGATCATCGGCACCCAGGACATCCACCTCGCGCTCGAGCGGAAGCTCGCCGAGTTCAAGGGCACCGAGTCCGCGCTCGTCTTCCAGTCCGGCTTCACCGTCAACGTCGCCTGCTGCCAGAGCCTGATGAGCGACCCCAAGGACCTCTTGATCTCCGACGAGCTCAACCACGCCTCCATCATCGACGGCGCCCGCCTGGCCAAGGCCGCGCGCAAGGTGTACCCGCACAAGGATATGAAAGCCTTGCAGGCCATCCTCGAGACGCCCGAGGCGAAGGGCGCCCGCCGCAAGATGATCGTCACCGACGGCGTCTTCTCGATGGACGGCGACCTGGCGCCCCTGCCGGAGATCGTGGACCTCGCCGAGCGCCACGGCGCCTTCGTCATGGTCGACGACGCGCACGCCTCCGGCGTCATGGGCGAGAACGGCCGCGGCACCCCGAACCACTTCAAGGTCTCCGAGCGCGTCCAGGTGTCGATCGGCACGCTCTCCAAGGCCGTCGGCTCCGTCGGCGGCTACGTCGCGGGCCAGAAGCGCCTGATCGAGTACCTGACCTCGACCGCGCGCCCCTTCACGTTCTCGAGCTCGCACCCGCCGTCGGTGATCGCCACCTGCGCCGCCGCCATCGACGTGATGCTCGACGAGCCGCAGCGTATTCAAAAGCTGTGGCAGAACGCGGCCCACTTCAAGGAAGGCCTCAAGAAGCTCGGCTTCGACACCGGCGCCTCGGAGACCCCGATCACGCCGGTGCTGATCGGCGACACCAAGAAGGCGCAGGAGTTCTCCGCGCGCCTGTTCGACGAGGGCGTCTTCGCGCTCGCGATCTGCTTCCCGATCGTCGCGCGCGGCAAGGACCGCCTGCGCACCATCGTCTCATCGGGGCACACGGCCCAGGACCTCGACTTCGCGCTCGAGAAGTTCGGCAAGGTCGGCCGCGAGCTCGGCCTGATCTAG
- a CDS encoding flagellar assembly protein T N-terminal domain-containing protein, whose product MRRLALVAALGLAACSHAGPRAKVVEAEGFAPLDARGLADARDRALTDARRRAVESVAGVAMESSSRVEGALTTAQNTTSRSRGFVESSTAVEEDTRDGMVRVRVRAKVREGTPPWSTVALNIPDGPLAAGVARALREKKIETGGGRGAAALTGTSRTIDLPTSLIAGTTAVRANASLVLQGEGSPLHASGAASGLDPDRDGAADKALEAAGYRAGLELAAAMSVR is encoded by the coding sequence GTGAGGCGCCTGGCGCTCGTCGCGGCTCTGGGCCTCGCGGCCTGCTCCCACGCGGGGCCGCGGGCGAAGGTCGTCGAGGCCGAGGGCTTCGCCCCGCTCGACGCGCGCGGGCTGGCCGACGCGCGCGACAGGGCGCTCACCGACGCGCGGCGCCGGGCGGTGGAGTCGGTGGCGGGGGTCGCCATGGAGTCGAGCTCCCGCGTCGAGGGCGCGCTCACGACCGCTCAGAACACGACGTCGCGCAGCCGCGGCTTCGTCGAATCCTCCACCGCGGTCGAGGAGGACACGCGCGACGGCATGGTGCGCGTGCGCGTGCGCGCGAAGGTGCGGGAAGGCACGCCCCCGTGGAGCACGGTCGCCCTCAACATCCCCGACGGTCCGCTCGCCGCCGGCGTGGCCCGCGCGCTGCGCGAGAAGAAGATCGAGACCGGCGGCGGCCGCGGCGCGGCCGCGCTCACCGGAACGTCGCGTACGATCGACCTGCCGACAAGCCTCATCGCCGGCACGACCGCCGTGCGCGCCAACGCATCATTGGTCCTTCAAGGCGAGGGCTCCCCCCTCCACGCCTCGGGCGCCGCCTCCGGCCTCGACCCCGACCGCGACGGCGCGGCCGACAAGGCCCTCGAGGCGGCCGGCTACCGCGCCGGGCTGGAACTCGCCGCTGCGATGAGCGTGCGATGA
- a CDS encoding response regulator transcription factor: MHSERILVVEDDAGWIELLKLWFPAAGYSVVEYAMTGAQALEAAVQRKPDCVLLDFGLPDQNGCEVCAKLRAIPALARVPVVMFTAHGREKVLGLENGADYFVGKTDSSRELMATLGALFKRAKQEPGVLAHGDLSLHREDRRVFWKDAPVAELTPKAFALFHILVERGPQPVSREDLYRMVEGVENPGLSRALDVMLNRLKKSLPKELAERIVNVKNFGYCFLEDRRVTRP, encoded by the coding sequence ATGCATTCCGAGCGGATATTGGTGGTCGAGGACGACGCGGGCTGGATCGAGCTGCTCAAGCTCTGGTTCCCCGCCGCGGGCTATTCGGTGGTGGAGTACGCGATGACCGGGGCGCAGGCCTTGGAGGCGGCGGTGCAGCGCAAGCCCGACTGCGTCCTCCTCGACTTCGGCCTGCCCGACCAGAACGGCTGCGAGGTCTGCGCCAAGCTCCGCGCCATCCCCGCCCTCGCCCGGGTCCCGGTCGTCATGTTCACCGCCCACGGCCGCGAGAAGGTGCTCGGCCTCGAGAACGGCGCGGACTACTTCGTCGGCAAGACCGACAGCTCGCGCGAGCTGATGGCGACCCTCGGCGCCCTGTTCAAGCGCGCGAAGCAGGAGCCGGGCGTGCTCGCCCACGGCGACCTGTCCCTGCACCGCGAGGACCGGCGGGTCTTCTGGAAGGACGCGCCCGTCGCGGAGCTGACGCCGAAAGCCTTCGCCCTGTTCCACATCCTCGTCGAGCGCGGCCCCCAGCCCGTCTCGCGCGAGGATCTCTACCGCATGGTCGAGGGCGTCGAGAACCCCGGGCTGTCGCGCGCGCTGGACGTGATGCTCAACCGTCTCAAGAAATCGCTGCCCAAGGAGCTGGCCGAAAGGATCGTCAACGTGAAGAATTTCGGCTATTGCTTCCTAGAGGATCGGCGAGTAACACGCCCGTAA
- a CDS encoding NAD(P)H-binding protein encodes MTAPLDVVTGAFSYSGGYIAERLLAAGRRVATLTAHPDRPSPLQGRIAAHPLDFERPERLAEALRGVDTLYNNYWVRFAHGGMTHEKAVRNSEVLFQAAAKAGVRRIVHVSIANADPESDLPYYRGKGQVEQALKAAGPSYAILGPTVLFGGHDVLINNIAWLLRRFPAFAVIGDGRYPIQPVAVEDLADLCVAAGADAANTKADAVGPEVYAYGDLVRLIAERVGSRAMIFRVGPGVGLALAKVLGALKGDVLLTQEEVDGLTRGLLKSKAPATGRRSFREWLDAAGGDIGREYRNEVRRHFEGGKTEWARN; translated from the coding sequence ATGACCGCGCCGCTCGACGTCGTCACCGGGGCCTTCAGCTATTCGGGGGGATATATCGCCGAGCGCCTGCTGGCCGCGGGGCGCCGCGTCGCGACGTTGACCGCCCATCCCGACCGCCCGTCCCCGCTCCAGGGCCGGATCGCGGCCCATCCGCTCGACTTCGAGCGCCCGGAGCGGCTCGCCGAGGCCTTGCGGGGCGTCGATACGCTTTACAACAACTACTGGGTCCGCTTCGCGCACGGCGGGATGACGCACGAGAAGGCCGTGCGCAACAGCGAGGTCCTGTTCCAGGCGGCCGCCAAGGCGGGGGTGAGGCGCATCGTCCATGTGAGCATCGCCAACGCGGACCCCGAATCCGACCTCCCTTATTATCGGGGAAAGGGGCAGGTCGAGCAGGCGCTGAAGGCCGCCGGCCCCTCCTACGCGATCCTCGGCCCGACCGTGCTGTTCGGCGGGCACGACGTCCTCATCAACAACATCGCCTGGCTGCTGCGCCGGTTCCCGGCGTTCGCGGTGATCGGCGACGGGCGCTACCCGATCCAGCCCGTCGCGGTCGAGGATCTGGCCGACCTCTGCGTCGCCGCAGGGGCGGATGCGGCGAACACGAAGGCGGACGCGGTCGGTCCCGAGGTCTACGCCTACGGGGATCTCGTCCGCCTCATCGCGGAGCGGGTAGGCTCCCGGGCGATGATCTTCCGGGTCGGTCCGGGCGTGGGCCTGGCGCTCGCGAAGGTCCTCGGAGCCCTGAAGGGCGACGTCCTACTCACGCAGGAGGAGGTCGACGGTCTCACCCGCGGCCTGCTGAAGTCGAAGGCGCCGGCGACGGGCCGCCGCTCCTTCCGCGAATGGCTGGACGCGGCGGGCGGGGACATCGGCCGCGAGTACCGCAACGAGGTGAGGCGTCATTTCGAGGGAGGGAAGACCGAATGGGCACGGAACTGA
- a CDS encoding MarR family transcriptional regulator: protein MGTELKAAKESFVESWGQMGGAWGINKTMARMHALLMISEKPLTADEIMESLAVSRGNASMNLRSLVDWGLVRRTSLPRDRKEYFSCEKDAWTMCCRIARERKKREIEPVISAIDECLKQAGTDKEAAAFRKKLNELLELVRLLDFVLGKVGNQEKAAVLPKVLTLLKAMA, encoded by the coding sequence ATGGGCACGGAACTGAAGGCCGCGAAGGAGAGCTTCGTCGAATCCTGGGGGCAGATGGGCGGCGCCTGGGGCATCAACAAGACGATGGCGCGCATGCACGCCTTGCTCATGATCTCCGAGAAGCCGCTCACGGCCGACGAGATCATGGAGTCCCTGGCCGTCAGCCGGGGCAATGCCAGCATGAACCTCCGGTCCCTCGTGGACTGGGGGCTGGTCCGGCGGACCTCCCTCCCCCGGGACCGGAAGGAGTACTTCTCCTGCGAGAAGGATGCGTGGACGATGTGCTGCCGCATCGCAAGGGAGCGCAAGAAGAGGGAAATAGAGCCTGTGATCTCAGCGATTGATGAGTGCCTGAAGCAGGCCGGCACCGACAAAGAGGCCGCCGCCTTCCGCAAGAAGCTCAACGAGCTGCTGGAACTCGTCCGCCTGCTCGATTTCGTGCTCGGAAAGGTCGGAAACCAGGAAAAAGCGGCCGTTCTGCCGAAAGTACTGACCTTACTTAAGGCGATGGCTTAG
- a CDS encoding polyprenyl synthetase family protein, whose protein sequence is MPISLLKVEDSLTRVRSGLESRARRIEGRVGQELASHIARPGKMLRSRFALLLSGALGVDLEKAEGVARAMELVHNASLLHDDCVDEAELRRGHPTPNKIFGTTIGLLLGDLAFAQGLEEAIDISPNAPKLLVTTVREMTVGELQEEFLKGSIQVTVDAYMGVASRKTGALFEWAGAVLSELSPFPHEQSDPPRLACAAGILLQIVDDIHDYTLTERVSGKDEAQDLANRKLTLPCIYAISDKGTRDEFLSLWNEAKPDAAKIAKLLKDRGHIQKTREKGREITDSMLAMIKKLPCKAEAAELGFFVEVMAKREF, encoded by the coding sequence ATGCCGATTTCCCTTTTGAAGGTGGAAGATTCGTTGACGCGGGTCCGCTCCGGCCTCGAAAGCCGGGCGCGGCGCATCGAGGGCCGCGTCGGCCAGGAGCTGGCGAGCCACATCGCCCGGCCGGGCAAGATGCTGCGCTCCCGCTTCGCTTTGCTGCTGTCCGGGGCCCTGGGCGTCGACCTGGAGAAGGCCGAGGGCGTCGCCCGGGCTATGGAGCTGGTCCACAACGCCAGCCTCCTCCATGACGACTGCGTGGACGAGGCCGAGCTTCGCCGCGGCCATCCCACCCCGAACAAGATCTTCGGCACCACCATCGGCCTGCTCCTGGGAGACCTGGCCTTCGCGCAGGGCCTCGAGGAGGCCATCGACATCTCCCCGAACGCGCCCAAGCTGCTGGTCACCACCGTGCGCGAGATGACGGTCGGCGAGCTGCAGGAAGAGTTTTTGAAGGGATCCATACAGGTGACCGTTGATGCTTATATGGGCGTGGCCTCCCGCAAGACCGGCGCTTTGTTCGAGTGGGCCGGCGCGGTCCTCTCCGAGCTCTCGCCTTTCCCGCACGAGCAAAGCGACCCGCCCCGCCTGGCCTGCGCGGCCGGCATCCTGCTCCAGATCGTCGACGACATTCATGATTATACGTTGACGGAACGAGTCTCCGGGAAAGACGAAGCCCAGGACTTGGCGAACCGGAAATTGACGCTGCCGTGCATCTACGCCATCTCCGACAAAGGCACCCGCGACGAGTTTCTGTCGTTGTGGAACGAGGCGAAGCCCGACGCGGCGAAGATCGCCAAGCTCCTGAAGGACCGCGGCCATATCCAGAAGACGCGCGAGAAGGGCCGCGAGATAACCGATTCGATGCTCGCCATGATCAAAAAATTGCCGTGCAAGGCCGAGGCGGCGGAGCTCGGCTTCTTCGTCGAAGTCATGGCGAAGAGGGAGTTTTGA